A DNA window from Solanum lycopersicum chromosome 3, SLM_r2.1 contains the following coding sequences:
- the LOC101255779 gene encoding thaumatin-like protein has translation MADRFLTPFLLLAFFTIFASHISATTMTLYNKCSHPVWPGIQPSAGKPILARGGFKLPPNKAYRLNMPAGWSGRVWGRHGCAFDAAGRGRCATGDCGGSLFCNGIGGTPPATLAEITLGNEQDFYDVSLVDGYNLAISVTPVRGKGKCSYAGCVSDLNTMCPAGLQVRSHDKSQVVACKSACSAFNSPRYCCTGTFGNPQTCKPTAYSRIFKTACPKAYSYAYDDPTSIATCTGSSYVLTFCPHH, from the exons ATGGCAGATCGATTTCTCACACCCTTTCTACTTTTGGCCTTTTTCACCATCTTTGCTTCCCACATTTCAG CTACAACAATGACATTGTACAACAAATGTAGCCACCCAGTTTGGCCAGGGATCCAGCCAAGTGCAGGTAAACCGATTCTGGCTCGTGGAGGGTTTAAGCTTCCGCCGAACAAGGCATACAGACTTAATATGCCGGCTGGGTGGTCCGGTAGAGTTTGGGGCCGCCATGGATGCGCTTTTGATGCTGCTGGTCGTGGACGCTGTGCAACTGGGGACTGTGGTGGTTCACTTTTTTGTAATGGAATTGGTGGTACCCCTCCGGCTACTCTCGCTGAGATTACTCTGGGCAATGAACAGGATTTCTACGATGTGAGTCTCGTAGATGGCTACAATCTCGCCATCTCTGTAACTCCAGTCAGAGGCAAAG GGAAATGCAGCTACGCTGGGTGTGTGAGTGACTTAAACACAATGTGTCCAGCAGGTCTACAAGTTCGTTCCCATGACAAGAGTCAAGTAGTGGCTTGCAAAAGTGCTTGTTCAGCTTTCAATTCACCAAGATATTGTTGCACTGGAACTTTTGGTAACCCACAAACTTGCAAGCCAACAGCATACTCAAGGATATTCAAGACTGCTTGCCCTAAAGCTTATTCATATGCTTACGACGATCCCACTAGTATTGCCACTTGCACTGGTAGCAGCTACGTCCTCACTTTCTGTCCTCACCATTAA